The Primulina eburnea isolate SZY01 chromosome 8, ASM2296580v1, whole genome shotgun sequence genome contains a region encoding:
- the LOC140838905 gene encoding ABC transporter C family member 3-like, whose translation MGFLQTSSSSLTDIHVFLSQAARPFTFADMGGSSLLNPVFLRVFTGSLHLILFVLVSISWVCMKSRSGDGGERQKQNVKHAGPLYYRATLFFCLSLSLFNLVLCILNHFYWYTNGWSEEKMVTLLDLGAKTLAWISLSLFFGTRILDSETKYPLVFRLWWGVNFSVSCYCLVIDVLYYKRQHFLSSLFWVSDVVSFVTSVYFCYLGFFGEKRNEGTTLHEPLLNGSASSGIESNKPSRGDETVTPYAKAGTFSLFTFSWLGPLIALGYKKTLDLEDVPQLSPLDTVKGAFPIFNSKLETESGGSTKVTTFMLVKGLVFTTRQEIAVSAVYVLVYTFSSYVGPYLIDNLVQYLNGHRDSKNEGYVLVSAFFIAKVFECVSQRHWFFTVQRAGYRARAALVAKVYNKGLTLSCQSKQGHTTGEIINIMSVDAERIGDFGWYMHDPWMVIIQVGLALAILYRNVGLASIAALVATVLVMLANVPLGKLQEKFQDKLMKSKDARMKSTSEVLRNMRILKLQAWEMKFLSRILDLRKIEAGWLRKYLYTSAVTTFVFWGAPTFVSVITFGACIVMGIPLESGKILSALATFRILQEPIYNLPDTISMIVQTKVSLDRIASFLSLDDLQHEVIEKLPFSSSKMAIEIIDGNFAWDVSSSSPTLKDINLSVSRGMRVAICGTVGSGKSSLLSCVLGEMPKISGIVRLAGKKAYVAQSPWIQSGKIEENILFGKDMDRQLYDKVLEACSLKKDLEILPFGDQTVIGERGINLSGGQKQRIQIARALYQDADIYLFDDPFSAVDAHTGTHLFNECILGLLSLKTVIYVTHQVEFLPVADIIVVMKDGKIKQAGKYNDILLSGSDFMELVGAHEEALSAIDSWATSKGEEGISDNAKKVLQKQESQNNRNDKVNGGDEIRGQLVEEEEREKGRVGLAVYWKYITTAYGGLLVPFILLAQILFQALQIGSNYWMAWATPVSKDVASPVGSSTLILVYVALSIGSSFCVFARAVLLVTAGYKTATILFNTMHQCIFRAPMSFFDSTPSGRILNRASTDQSTVDLNMASLVGLFAFAIIQLLGIIFVMSQVAWQVFIIFIPMIAICLWLQKYYIASARELARLCGVCKAPVIQHFSETLSGSSTIRSFEQEPRFRDTSMKLIDGYSRPKFHTAGAMEWLCIRLDVLSLVTFAFSLVFLISIPKGAIDPSVAGLAITYGLNLNMLQSWVVWNFCTLENRIISVERILQYISIPSEPPLVIESNRPLSQWPTNGEVNIQDLQVRYAPHLPLVLRGLTCTFFGRKRTGIVGRTGSGKSTLIQTLFRIVDPTGGQILIDGIDISSIGLHDLRSRLSIIPQDPTMFEGTIRSNLDPLEEYTDEQIWEALDKCQLADDVRRKEGKLDSSVSENGENWSVGQRQLVCLGRVLLKKSQVLVLDEATASVDTATDNLIQQTLKQHFTNSTVITIAHRITSVLDSDRVALLDHGLLKEYDTPGKLLEDKSSLFSKLVAEYSMRSASSHEDLTNVQE comes from the exons ATGGGTTTTCTACAAACATCGTCATCCTCCCTGACGGATATTCATGTTTTTCTTTCTCAGGCAGCACGCCCGTTTACATTTGCTGACATGGGGGGTTCTTCTCTCCTCAATCCCGTTTTCCTGCGTGTCTTCACCGGCTCTTTGCACCTAATATTATTTGTGCTCGTATCAATCTCGTGGGTTTGTATGAAATCAAGGAGCGGTGATGGTGGTGAAAGGCAGAAACAAAATGTTAAGCATGCCGGTCCCTTGTATTACAGAGCGACCCTGTTTTTTTGTTTGAGTCTTTCGTTGTTTAACCTTGTTTTATGCATATTGAACCATTTTTATTGGTATACAAATGGTTGGTCTGAAGAAAAGATGGTGACATTATTGGATTTGGGGGCTAAAACTCTTGCTTGGATATCATTGTCTCTTTTCTTCGGCACCCGCATCTTGGACAGTGAGACCAAGTACCCACTTGTTTTCAGGCTTTGGTGGGGGGTTAACTTCTCTGTGTCTTGTTATTGCCTCGTGATAGACGTTCTTTATTACAAAAGGCAACATTTTCTGTCAAGTCTGTTTTGGGTCTCTGACGTTGTTTCCTTTGTAACGAGTGTGTACTTCTGTTACTTGGgattttttggtgaaaaaaggAATGAAGGAACAACCCTTCATGAACCTCTTTTGAATGGTAGTGCTAGTAGCGGTATAGAGTCTAACAAGCCTTCCAGAGGGGATGAAACTGTGACCCCCTACGCCAAAGCTGGAACTTTTAGTCTTTTTACTTTCTCATGGTTGGGTCCTTTGATTGCTCTTGGCTATAAGAAAACTCTGGACCTTGAGGATGTTCCTCAACTTTCCCCTTTGGATACTGTTAAAGGGGCATTTCCTATCTTTAACAGTAAGTTGGAGACAGAGAGCGGAGGAAGTACTAAAGTCACCACATTTATGCTAGTAAAGGGATTGGTTTTTACCACCCGACAGGAAATTGCAGTATCTGCTGTTTATGTTCTTGTCTACACATTTTCTtcatatgttggtccatatctCATTGATAATCTAGTTCAGTACTTAAATGGCCATAGAGATTCCAAAAACGAGGGCTATGTGTTAGTCTCTGCCTTTTTTATTGCAAAGGTATTCGAGTGTGTGTCACAGAGACATTGGTTCTTTACTGTGCAGCGGGCAGGATACAGGGCCAGGGCAGCATTAGTTGCAAAGGTATATAATAAGGGATTGACTCTTTCTTGTCAATCAAAGCAGGGGCATACCACCGGGGAGATCATAAATATTATGTCAGTTGATGCTGAGCGAATTGGTGACTTTGGTTGGTATATGCATGATCCCTGGATGGTTATTATACAAGTTGGTTTGGCTTTGGCAATCTTGTATAGAAATGTCGGCCTTGCTTCAATAGCGGCACTTGTTGCTACTGTTTTGGTGATGCTAGCAAATGTCCCATTGGGAAAATTGCAAGAGAAATTTCAGGATAAATTGATGAAATCTAAAGATGCCAGGATGAAGTCGACTTCTGAGGTGTTGAGGAACATGAGAATTCTTAAACTTCAGGCCTGGGAGATGAAGTTCCTGTCTAGAATTCTTGATCTTAGGAAGATTGAAGCGGGGTGGTTGAGAAAATATCTTTATACTTCAGCTGTTACAACATTTGTATTCTGGGGTGCGCCTACGTTTGTGTCTGTGATAACTTTTGGTGCTTGCATAGTGATGGGGATCCCACTTGAGTCAGGGAAGATATTATCTGCTCTCGCAACCTTCAGAATACTTCAAGAACCTATTTACAATCTTCCTGACACAATATCCATGATTGTTCAGACCAAGGTTTCGCTCGATCGAATTGCATCTTTTCTTTCCCTCGACGACTTGCAGCATGAAGTTATTGAGAAGCTTCCATTTAGTAGTTCGAAGATGGCAATAGAGATAATTGATGGGAACTTTGCCTGGGATGTATCATCTTCTTCCCCGACATTGAAGGATATTAATTTAAGTGTGTCTCGGGGAATGAGGGTAGCCATTTGTGGCACTGTTGGTTCCGGCAAGTCGAGCTTACTTTCCTGTGTTTTAGGTGAAATGCCAAAAATATCTGGGATAGTTAGGCTAGCAGGAAAAAAGGCCTATGTTGCACAGTCGCCTTGGATACAGAGTGGAAAGATTGAAGAGAATATACTATTTGGCAAGGACATGGACAGACAACTTTATGATAAGGTCCTGGAAGCGTGTTCATTGAAGAAAGACCTGGAAATTCTTCCATTTGGCGATCAAACTGTTATTGGGGAGAGGGGAATCAACTTGAGTGGCGGACAAAAGCAGAGGATACAGATTGCTCGGGCTCTATACCAGGATGCCGACATCTATTTGTTTGATGACCCGTTCAGTGCTGTTGATGCACACACAGGAACTCATCTGTTCAAT GAATGTATACTGGGACTTTTGAGTTTGAAAACAGTGATCTATGTTACACATCAAGTTGAGTTCTTGCCTGTTGCGGACATCATTGTG GTTATGAAAGATGGAAAAATTAAACAAGCTGGGAAGTACAATGATATTCTCTTATCGGGAAGTGACTTCATGGAACTTGTTGGTGCGCATGAAGAAGCTTTATCAGCCATTGATTCCTGGGCGACGTCCAAGGGTGAAGAAGGTATCTCTGACAATGCCAAGAAAGTTCTGCAGAAACAAGAATCTCAGAATAATAGAAATGATAAAGTCAATGGTGGCGATGAGATAAGGGGACAGCTTGTGGAAGAAGAGGAAAGAGAGAAAGGAAGAGTTGGACTAGCTGTTTACTGGAAATATATTACAACCGCATATGGTGGACTTCTTGTACCCTTTATATTACTGGCACAGATTCTGTTTCAGGCTCTTCAAATTGGAAGTAATTACTGGATGGCTTGGGCAACCCCAGTGTCCAAGGATGTGGCCTCTCCTGTCGGGAGTTCCACACTCATCCTTGTCTACGTTGCTTTGTCGATTGGAAGCTCTTTCTGTGTTTTTGCAAGAGCCGTGCTCCTTGTGACGGCCGGCTACAAAACAGCAACAATACTATTTAACACTATGCATCAATGCATATTTCGCGCCCCCATGTCTTTCTTTGATTCCACCCCCAGTGGGAGAATTCTAAACCGA GCATCAACAGACCAAAGTACGGTGGATTTGAACATGGCATCTCTGGTTGGACTCTTTGCTTTCGCTATAATACAGCTTCTTGGAATTATCTTTGTCATGTCTCAAGTCGCGTGGCAGGTCTTCATCATTTTTATTCCTATGATCGCTATTTGCCTATGGTTACAG AAATATTACATAGCTTCAGCACGGGAACTGGCTCGATTATGTGGGGTGTGCAAGGCTCCAGTTATACAGCACTTTTCAGAGACACTCTCAGGATCAAGCACGATCAGAAGCTTTGAGCAGGAGCCCAGATTTCGGGACACTAGCATGAAACTGATAGATGGATATTCTAGGCCAAAGTTTCACACTGCTGGTGCAATGGAGTGGCTATGTATCCGATTGGATGTATTGTCTCTAGTTACTTTTGCCTTTTCGTTGGTTTTCTTGATTTCTATTCCCAAGGGAGCAATTGATCCTA GTGTTGCTGGTTTGGCAATAACAtatggacttaatttaaatATGTTACAATCATGGGTAGTTTGGAATTTTTGCACTTTGGAGAATAGGatcatatcagttgaaagaataCTTCAGTACATTTCCATCCCAAGTGAGCCCCCGCTTGTCATAGAATCAAATAGGCCACTGAGTCAATGGCCAACAAATGGAGAAGTTAATATCCAAGATCTTCAG GTTCGATATGCTCCACACCTGCCTCTTGTTTTGAGAGGCCTTACATGTACTTTCTTTGGGAGAAAGAGGACTGGCATAGTTGGGAGGACCGGAAGTGGTAAATCGACTCTTATTCAGACCCTCTTCCGCATTGTTGATCCTACCGGTGGGCAAATACTGATTGATGGTATTGATATATCATCCATTGGATTGCACGACTTACGATCAAGATTAAGCATAATACCACAAGATCCTACCATGTTTGAGGGAACAATTCGAAGTAACTTAGACCCCCTTGAAGAATACACTGATGAACAGATTTGGGAG GCTTTAGACAAGTGCCAGCTTGCAGATGATGTCCGGAGAAAGGAAGGGAAGCTCGATTCCTCAG TATCCGAAAACGGAGAGAACTGGAGTGTTGGCCAAAGGCAACTAGTTTGTCTGGGGCGTGTTCTGCTGAAGAAAAGCCAGGTCCTCGTGCTCGACGAGGCCACAGCATCTGTCGACACAGCAACCGATAATCTGATTCAGCAAACCCTCAAGCAGCACTTTACTAACTCAACTGTGATAACCATCGCTCATAGGATAACATCCGTTCTTGACAGTGATCGTGTTGCATTATTAGATCATG GACTCTTAAAGGAATATGATACTCCCGGAAAGTTGCTCGAGGACAAGTCATCTTTATTTTCGAAGCTGGTAGCAGAATATAGCATGAGATCAGCTTCCAGTCATGAAGATCTTACAAATGTTCAGGAATAA